Proteins found in one Pseudomonadota bacterium genomic segment:
- a CDS encoding DUF5943 domain-containing protein — translation MVKPEIPIEVDPETGIWSTDGLPMIYMPRHFFVNNHLAVEAALGEEVYSRQLYDAGHKSAWVWCEKEAATHGLEGLEVFHHYMRRISQRGWGRFTVVSVDGESGAADVRLDHSVFVEHCGTDAGRKLCYMYAGWFAGSLEWVVQTTGRRFTLTSHEALCRADGAEHCLFAVRPA, via the coding sequence ATGGTCAAGCCCGAGATCCCCATCGAGGTCGATCCCGAGACCGGCATCTGGTCGACGGACGGCCTGCCGATGATCTACATGCCGCGGCATTTTTTCGTGAACAATCATCTCGCGGTGGAAGCCGCGCTTGGCGAGGAGGTTTATTCCCGCCAGCTCTACGATGCGGGTCATAAATCGGCCTGGGTGTGGTGCGAAAAGGAGGCCGCGACTCACGGCCTCGAGGGCCTCGAGGTCTTTCATCACTATATGCGGCGGATTTCCCAGCGGGGCTGGGGCCGATTCACCGTGGTTTCCGTGGACGGCGAAAGCGGAGCCGCAGACGTCCGTCTCGACCATTCGGTGTTTGTCGAACATTGCGGTACCGATGCGGGGCGCAAGCTTTGCTACATGTATGCGGGCTGGTTTGCCGGTTCGCTCGAATGGGTCGTCCAGACGACGGGCCGCCGCTTCACGCTGACCTCGCACGAGGCTCTGTGCCGGGCCGACGGCGCCGAACACTGCCTGTTCGCGGTCCGCCCGGCGTGA
- a CDS encoding sugar phosphate nucleotidyltransferase, with the protein MQRVKIIVVPALGVIFPITLMFPIKDIDFLLCGPDLPIRDVLARINASSVHLFQLVVDEERNLLGTITDGDVRRAILCGVTLNDPARKCMYHTPRTGRPGDDTGNLPLLREAKFLPILDDDGRLLEILAIEKPSDVFANALVMAGGYGRRLGARTKDVPKPLLRVGRRPILDRILEQLEDAGCKNIYIAVHFLAEKIENFVEQRQNRACIHFIREKEPLGTAGALGLLPLSIRDEIVLVNGDVVTRVDYRALREFHLTRDLDATIGVSRYDLRIPYGVVSHDDQGLFQGIREKPTLSQFVAAGMYYLGAPFLAQVPQGRAIDMPDMLDLGHRAGLRIGVFPVHEYWIDVGRPDDLEAAESDHAGHDARARDEAPIAVPVPVRKGR; encoded by the coding sequence ATGCAACGGGTCAAAATTATTGTTGTGCCTGCTCTAGGCGTAATTTTTCCAATCACTCTTATGTTTCCCATCAAAGACATCGACTTTCTTCTCTGTGGTCCCGACTTGCCAATTCGCGATGTTTTGGCTCGGATTAATGCGTCATCAGTGCATCTTTTTCAGCTCGTTGTTGACGAAGAACGCAATTTGCTCGGTACAATAACTGATGGTGATGTGCGCCGTGCAATTTTATGCGGTGTTACGCTGAACGATCCGGCGCGTAAATGTATGTACCATACGCCCAGAACCGGGCGGCCCGGCGATGACACGGGCAACCTACCTCTACTGCGAGAAGCAAAGTTTTTGCCGATTTTGGACGATGATGGGCGATTGCTTGAAATACTTGCAATTGAAAAACCCAGTGACGTTTTTGCCAATGCGCTGGTCATGGCGGGAGGCTACGGCCGGCGCCTTGGCGCCCGAACAAAAGACGTACCCAAGCCGCTACTGCGTGTCGGCCGGCGTCCGATTCTTGACCGTATTCTTGAGCAGCTGGAAGATGCGGGGTGTAAAAATATCTATATTGCGGTGCATTTCCTTGCTGAAAAAATTGAGAATTTTGTTGAACAACGCCAGAATCGGGCGTGTATTCATTTTATTCGGGAGAAAGAGCCGCTCGGAACGGCCGGCGCGCTTGGACTGCTCCCGCTTTCGATCAGAGACGAGATTGTACTTGTCAACGGTGACGTCGTGACGCGTGTTGATTATCGAGCCTTACGGGAGTTCCACCTAACACGTGACCTTGACGCGACGATCGGCGTTTCGCGATATGACTTGCGCATACCCTATGGTGTGGTGAGTCATGACGATCAGGGATTATTCCAGGGCATTCGGGAAAAGCCGACATTGAGCCAGTTCGTCGCGGCGGGCATGTACTATCTCGGCGCGCCGTTTCTCGCCCAGGTGCCGCAAGGCCGGGCCATCGACATGCCCGACATGCTCGACCTCGGTCACCGGGCCGGCCTGCGGATTGGCGTGTTTCCCGTTCACGAATACTGGATCGACGTGGGCCGGCCGGATGATCTGGAGGCTGCCGAGTCGGACCATGCCGGTCACGACGCCCGCGCCAGGGACGAGGCGCCGATCGCTGTGCCGGTTCCCGTGCGAAAGGGCCGCTGA
- a CDS encoding DUF924 domain-containing protein codes for MNDLPQIEDAALRQVLEFWLVQTGPEQWFSQDDALDAEIRVKFLELHKRAVADELAHWRGMPEGCLGEIILLDQFSRNLYRNDPRAYAADDQARGIMTLALVRGFDEGMSEDERRFLYMPLQHSEDVDDQARSVELFRSLEDGDTFKYTLRHQEIIDRFGRFPHRNSDLGRTSTAEEIAFLQEADSSF; via the coding sequence ATGAACGATCTCCCACAAATCGAAGATGCCGCGTTGCGGCAGGTTCTTGAATTTTGGCTTGTGCAGACGGGCCCCGAGCAGTGGTTCAGCCAGGATGATGCCTTGGATGCGGAAATTCGCGTGAAATTTTTGGAGCTGCACAAAAGGGCAGTGGCCGACGAGCTCGCGCATTGGCGGGGAATGCCCGAGGGCTGCCTTGGCGAAATCATTCTGCTCGATCAATTCTCGCGTAATCTTTATCGCAACGATCCGCGCGCCTATGCGGCGGACGATCAGGCGCGCGGGATAATGACCCTTGCTCTCGTGCGAGGATTTGACGAAGGCATGAGCGAGGACGAGCGGCGATTTCTTTATATGCCGTTGCAACACAGCGAAGATGTCGATGATCAAGCGCGCTCGGTCGAACTATTCCGCTCGCTCGAAGATGGCGACACCTTCAAATATACCCTCCGCCACCAGGAAATAATTGATCGCTTCGGCCGCTTCCCGCATCGCAATTCCGATTTGGGGCGCACCAGCACGGCCGAGGAAATCGCATTCCTGCAGGAAGCGGATTCATCTTTCTAA